One Aegilops tauschii subsp. strangulata cultivar AL8/78 chromosome 7, Aet v6.0, whole genome shotgun sequence genomic window carries:
- the LOC141026930 gene encoding uncharacterized protein: protein MRLIIQAAALISVIQAWVMFMHERAVRCAGRPLIRYGPLFPREQERIQNLNYIYNCNDVEALWMLGMKRAPFARLVETFRGRGLLQDSINTSVEEQVGMFLHVVGHNQRFMFIHNTFRRSMETISRYFKQVLFAVGELRGEMIRRPSGQTPPKIRGSPRWYPYFKDYIGAIDGTHVTARVPRSQSAAYRGRKHYTSQNVLAAVDFDLKFTYVLAG, encoded by the exons ATGAGGCTGATAATCCAGGCAGCAGCACTGATTAGTGTGATTCAGGCATGGGTCATGTTCATGCACGAGAGAGCTGTTCGTTGTGCTGGGAGACCGTTGATCCGATATGGTCCATTGTTTCCCCGGGAACAGGAGAGGATCCAAAATCTGAACTACATCTACAACTGCAATGACGTCGAGGCTCTGTGGATGCTTGGAATGAAAAGAGCACCATTTGCCAGGCTTGTCGAGACCTTCAGGGGCAGGGGCCTGTTACAAGATAGCATCAACACCAGTGTCGAAGAGCAAGTGGGCATGTTCCTCCATGTTGTTGGCCATAACCAGAGGTTCATGTTCATTCACAACACGTTCAGGAGATCAATGGAGACCATCTCTAGGTACTTCAAGCAGGTGCTTTTTGCTGTTGGGGAGCTTAGAGGAGAGATGATCAGGAGACCATCTGGCCAGACTCCACCCAAGATTCGCGGAAGCCCAAGATGGTATCCATACTTCAAG GACTACATTGGGGCAATAGATGGTACTCATGTCACTGCCAGAGTTCCTAGGTCACAGTCTGCAGCATACAGGGGGAGGAAGCACTACACAAGCCAGAATGTGCTTGCTGCTGTTGACTTTGATCTGAAGTTCACATatgtgctggctggctga